DNA sequence from the Lynx canadensis isolate LIC74 chromosome B2, mLynCan4.pri.v2, whole genome shotgun sequence genome:
GGATGATGAGTATGTAGGTCTTAGGATTCCcataataaaaaattctttataaagtagttggaaaaaaagataaaattatcacTAAAATGAGACAGTAAATGTCTAAGAATGAacctaaaaaccaaaaaaaaaaaggcctaattCTAAGAGTTCTTAAATGATGTTCCAAGAACAAAGAATTTCTAGGTCCTAAACCTCACCCTATTAAAGGCCTGAAGAAGctctgaagaaatttaaaaatcttttaattttaaagattaaagaaacaaGTTTATATGCAAATGGTAAGAGTTTCTCTTAACTCATAGTTACTAAACTTTTCTCTCagaactttctaatttttaaatcagcCTTCCCTTAACATCAACATGAAAACTGCCAACATCAGACTGTATTAccaatgaagaaaccaaggcctgGGAAATAATGTGGCTTGTCTAAAGTACAAAAACCAATCTGTAGCATTTAAGGATAAAACCAAGTTTCTTGACCCATAAATTTCGAGATTCTATTGCTTCTTTAGACTCTATTTGCATACAAAAATCTAACAGAACCCCACTTATTCTGTAGGGGAAATTCCAATAACATTATCTAAGTGTTTACATAATTATTGTTAATGTTTAATTCTCTCATGTACTTCAGATGTAACATACATAAACCACCTCGAATTTTCAAAATCCTATCATTTAATAGGAATCATTCTCTATCACTAGTAGTACATATAAAGAAAACATcactaaaacagtaaaatattaataatattaataattaatattaaaagatAGTCACTTTTTAACAACTGGGTTTGAGCAACCTCTTGGAAATAAATGAGTCATTTATATTGAAAATTTAATAAGTCTTTAGTTATACTAAATACTCCATATTAATTTGCTTTATATATCACAACACAGCTACAAACTGATCACAAcgaaacttaatttttaaaaatcggaTGTCCCCAATCCTTGAGCTCTCAATAACAAAATCACCAGAAGGGCTAGCTATAAATGtagtttcagatttaaaaatataggctTGCTCCCCAAATCCCAATTCCATAAATATGGACCGGGACCCTGGATCTGTACCTTTAACCAGACCCAGGTGATTGTGATAGGCAGCAAGGTTCAGAGCTATGTTGTATCAAAGTAATCGACCGTAGGaaatgggagaagggaggaattttatcatgaaaatcCAGTGTCACAACCCTGACAAAAACATCTTACCTAGACACTTTTATGCAAGAGTAGTTAGCACACAGGTATCCCCTGCTTTTCAAAAGCTTCCATTATACcacttcacttttacaaaagacctcCTAGATCATATCCCAAGATTTATAAGAACGCATTCAACTGGACCCACGTAAAAGTTTGGTTCTTCCTACTTGTACAAAGTTTGGTGaaaaatctccttttcttttcaagtttaatCTATTTAACTAAGGTTACTGGAATTTGAGAGTCTAATGAGATCTTTTTCAAATGGTTCCACTGCCACTGTTTATTCTATGACCAACTTTTATTGCTGGAATACTTAGTCACTAAAAACACAACCAGCCTATGGTACCTGATctaattgtatacatttaataaAGCAGTAAGTTACAAGGCCACTTCAATTATAAGAAAAGAGATGCGTGCAAAATGCTTTGCACAGTATCGGGCCTGCAGTGAATATTCAATGAACACAACTATTTAAGACTTCTggaatttattagaatttttcaTCTGATACTATGGTAAATTCAACACGCTgtattggggtgggggtgggggtttctTCTTACATCTGACTTTTAACTGAAGTGttgttgacacacaatgttacattaatttcaggtgcacaacacagtGACTGGACAAGTCTATACGTTATGCTGTGCTCCCCCCAactgtagccaccatctgtccccatacgaTGCTACTAGAATACCATTGGCTATACTCCCTCTTCTATACCTTTTGGCTGGTGACTTACTCATGCCACAACCCGAGGCCTGTATTTCTcgctcccctttacccatttgtcCATCCCTCcgtcctcctcccctctggcaaccatcagattgttctgtttctttttgttcatttattggtttgttttggttttagattccacatgtaagtgaaatcgtatggcacttgtctttctcagtctgacttatttcactcagcgttAATACcctcgaggtccatccatgttaccacaaatgacaagatctcccTTCtacatccattcatcagtcagtccATCAGTCGGCCAATGGACacatgggttgcttccacatcttgcctattgtaaataaatgTTGTAAATGATGCTACAGTAACAATAGGGGTgcgtgtatctttttgaattagcattttcattttcttcagataaatacccagtagtagaattactagatcatccagcatttctcttcttaattttttgaggaaactccacagttttccacagtggttgcactcATTCacttcctaccaacaatgcatgaaggttcctttttattcacgtcctcaccaacacttgttatttcttgtctttttgattctaccATTCTGACACATGTAAGGTGATGTCACtgtagttctgatttgcatttccctgatgatgagtgatgttgagcatctttccatgagtctgttggccatctggatgtcttccttggaaaaaatgtctatttaggccttctgcccattttttaattggattattcattctTCTTACTTATtatgttccttatatattttgggtatgaATCCTTTAACAGGTAGATCGTATGCAAAGGTCTTCTTCCATTCAACAGGTTGCTGTTTCGTTTTGTCGATGGTTTCATTTGCTGtacagatgctttttattttggtgtagtcccaacagcttgattttgcttttgtttcccttgcccaagGAGACATAGTTAACATGTTGCTACAGCCCATGCCAAAAAGAttactgcctctgttttctccaggagttttatagtttacttCTAACTATTCTTAATCCCAATTTCCTTTCCTGGCTCCAGTGACTCCTCCCCATCCCCGAcccatccttcctcctctgtTTAGGCTTCCTTTCTACAAGAAAAAATAGCTCTAGTCATTCTGACTCCTCCTCGTGAATTATCTTACTTTTCCAGTCCTTCCTTTCAATTACTAAACAAAGCACAGATAAGTTTATATTCTGGTAGTTAGCTACGAAAGAGTCACAATTACAGCTTACCCAGTCCTAAGGCCTGTCCTGAAATTGCTTTAGGTTTAAGAAATGTCACCTGGATGTCAGACTTGGTATTTGCCAGAGGATACGGATGCATGAGTCAAAGATAATGAGatggaaattaagaaagaacCTGAAGATGACAATTCcggtttttgaaaaattacagtAGCTTCTTTCTCAATAAGATACACAGGTAAAATTTCCAAAGAGCAAAATCCTATAAAGTACGAATCATACCACCACTAATTTACTGGCTCTGTACCACAAAACAGTAAGGAATTTTTCACCTATATTTCAGGAAAAACCTCCTGTAGTAGAGCATTTAGGAAGAACTTAACCCAATGAGAAGCTGGGGCACAGGGCACCCCGGAAGATGCATACCTACTTGGGAACATACTGAGGGTTCTGGCTATACATGTGAGTGTGAACCATTCCAACTACGTACAGTAGATACAAACTaccccccccctttatttttttgctgACAGTATTAACACTACAGTAGCTTAGCAACTATAAAATCTAAAAGGGAACTTActgtaagtgtatgtttaacagaaaaatgagcacatatatattttatacacaaagACATCTGACCTTCTTTCCAGTTTGAATCCCCAGCTTCTCAATGTTTGTACCAACAGAAAGAGAGGAGCACCCGCCCTACATCTGCAGCTGGCAGTGAGAAAGGAGATGAGCCTGAGGCCAGCCTGTGCCTTTTTTCTCAGGGACCAGTTATCCCTCTCCCAATACCAGCCTGGCTCTGTGTTTACCCACGGGCTTAGGGATCCTGCCTTGTGGTAAGCAAAAAATTCTCCTCTAAACTCTTAGCAACCAAATTTGGGTCAGAACACAAAGTTGGAAGCCAaagtagatgaagaaaataaaagtaaagcaaagGAATGCATTTCattgtagattatttttttaagtcaaattacCCATAAAACGGAAAGAGTACATTCATAGACTATAATTTTagatcgggggtgggggggttagAACATATGGAGAGAATGAAAAACTATTTCATAGGGGAAGGCATTTATCTCTACTTTGGTAAGCTGAAGAAGCATCTAACCTACACACAGTTAACAATTTTGGAATCTTGTGAATTACACGGTTTGGGAAGTGGTGAATACAGAAGAGAACTTTAGCAATGGCGATTAACTGAAGGGATGGGGTCGCCAGACACGAATCTGTTCTACAGGCAATCCCTATACTAGGTcttcaggaaggagaaaaaataaatagaccaaaTTTGGTAGGATTTCTAAAACcggatatataataaatatggatCACTAACTTTTACACCAGCAATCGTAACTTCAAGTTTGGGGAAAGCATTATTATTCAATCATATCTTCCATATTCCAGTATCTTTTATTTGCTGGCCAAAACTTAGTTGCATTCACACACTCTTGGGCTCACTGGGGCGAATACTGCCAGGCTATTCTTAAGTATGTTAAGATTTATCATCAGACGCGCCAGAGTTAAGAATCTATGTGGAATCAAGTGAGAGGGACAGAACTAAAAGTCAGTGAACATCATCCCAAGGCCTGTCTCTGTCACTAACTGCCCCAGCCATGTCACTTCCATGATGATGTGTCACTATTTCTAAAATGAAGTAGTCAAACTACATAACTTCTAGCTCTAAAGTTAGTTCTAATTTCTGGTTCttattagcactttttttttattatcactttttaaaaattttatttctatcaaaGTAATACATACACAAGACTATTTTCTAAAGgtctctaagaaaaataaaagtcaatacaAAAAGGCGTccctgctggggcgcctgggtggcgcagtcagttgggcatccaacttcagctcaggtcatgatctcacagttggtgagtttgagccacacgtcgggctctgtgctgacagctcggagcctgcagcctgcttcggattctgtgtctctctttctctgtccctcccccattcacactctctctctcaaaaaagaaaaaaaaaaaacataaaaaaaaaaaaaaaaacaacttccctGCTTCTGggataaaatacaaacataagaATAAATAACACCTGTCGGtttgtgtaaagaaaaaaaaatagaaatgagaatacattctcctcttgttttttgtttttaattaaccaGAATTCCTACTAACCAGATTTCTATAAGTCTTTCACACAGTCACTTCTTAAATCCAAATCAGTCTGGTTCTACACTACGCTTTTTTCTGTATTAGCCATCTCAGCTCCAACTTTATATGCCTTCTGAGTTAATGTGTTACCATAATCTGAAAAAAGGTAATAATTTTTCACATATTAGCTATCAGAGCTAACCAAATTATTCTTGGCCGCAATGTCTGAAtccataaaataaggataaacAATCATCTTTCTCCAGATtactaaaaagattaaataaaatataagaacacaTGGTAACTAGCCCAAAAAAGTGCATTTAATAGGCATATGTGTGGTTTAAAGGTATGGCCATCTATCCACAAAAGTTGCTTAAATGACTCATTTCCTGATTAACAGCACATTCACTCCAACAGACGTGTCTGGAAAATAATGCAACtagaatgtttgtttttttttttttaattttttttttttcaacgtttatttatttttgggacagagagagacagagcatgaacgggcgaggggcagagagagagggagacacagaatcggaaacaggctccaggctccgagccatcagcccagagcccgacgcggggctcgaactcacggaccgcgagatcgcgagatcccgcaagatcgcgagatcttgacctggctgaagtcggacgcttaaccgactgcgccacccaggcgccccgcaactaGAATGTTTAAAGCATGCAACTGTTAAGTATTATTTTAGAACTGCAATTCAAAAAACATGCATTGAGTATTTATATGTACTAGGTAGAATGCTAAAATTCCAGAATTCCGTTGATTATGACAATGACCCACCCTCCAAAAGCTCACAGTCTAGTAGACACGAAAACTATAGTATAACTgaacaatataataataaaggcatATACATGGAGCAGAAGTAGCAGGGGGAAGCAAGTAACTCATTCTGCCTGAAGAAAGTCAAGAGGAAGAGTAAAAGTCACGTGACAAGCGGAAAGAGTAATTCTGTGGACAAAGCCTGGGGTTGAAATCCTAGTTCAGCCACTTATTAGCAACAGGATTTGGGGCAATTTaatttccctctctgggcctctctgtAATTCTACTTTGGAAAGTTATTAAGATTAGAAATCACATATATGTTAagtgacatatatatatgatatatagcaGGCACTCACTAAGTGGTGGCTGTCTTGTTCTAGGGTGTATTTGTTTTTAGTACACCAAATTCTAAATGGCACTGTAGAGAGCATCTCATGACTAATGACCAAGCTACATAAGGGATCACTAAGGTCACCAGCATGAAAAGGCCATAAGGAACCACATCACAATATTACCACTTTTAGAATCCACTTTTTTCGATGTGAAGTGATTCCTAATATGTGGTATGCCGACCTGCTGGCAAAGAAGACTTCTAATCTATTATCTCCCTCCGTTTCTATCCTCACAAACTGAATTTTGCACATTCAGACTCATTATTTAGGAAATAACAGAGGTCCCCGTGTTCCTCAGTCCGACCTGAGGAACTAGTTTTGGATGTTCAGCATATCTTGCATGAAACGGCAAAGTCTGATGAGAAAATGATTACTGAGATTATATTAGGGGGAAATGAGAGCTAATCCTGGGTTGAAACTGCTATTATCAACCTAATGGGGGACTTGAAGAACTGGAAGCCACTATAATGACTGGAatcttattaaacattttaaaaacattgtcaAATCTGGCCAAGTGGGAAGTTACATTTACACTACTCTGTGACTCCCCAAActaattttctctaaataaatgatgAGCTAAGCCAGTCCTtaacatatacaaatacaaactCTTAAGTTCTTTTCACTTCACTCCTACAAACACTATCAACACAATATTTGAGAAATGAATGGtggataaataaaaagcagagccaGAAGTAAGAGAACATAAGGTATCTCTAAACTCAACTGAATCATGAAATGGTCTTCATGtcgatgtattttttttttttttttttttggaaacaaaaacGTATTTCTGACCCTCAACCATCATGTAAGGTCAGTTTGCTCCAAAGCAAATAACCACAGATTCAAAGTGAGGACACCATGAATCCATCCAGAACCGATGTTAATTTTATAGTTGTCACATTCAAGAAAATCAGTGTCAAGAAAATCTGTGGTATAAAATTccatcaattttcttttctacaaatatctgagaaatatacatatacaagaCAATATACATAATTCACACATGTGTATCTTGTCAGGACAggttatatttgtaaaatactcTCCACACCCTTAACCAATTTGAcgtaatggattttaaaatactaatgctCTACCAAAATTAGCCTTATATGTTTTCAAGAATTAAATCCTGAGTATGTTTCTAAGTTTTTTCTCTGAGAAGCAGAGAACTGAGGAGTCGCCAAATTGCAACCGAATTTCCTTCTTGTAAACACTCATCTTTAAagggtatttttaaaactcagaactCAGAGTGTAAGAATCTCCACCTTAACAAACCTGGAAGTTTCTTCACAAAGCAAACCTACAGATGCAATAAAAATGTATGGGCATTACTGCTCACTTTTGCAACTACAATTTAGGTTATTATAATGTAGTGAACTCCAATTCCCTCCTGACAGCCTTGACGAATGAAGGGAAAtacaaaaaatgataataaataagtaaataaataaatattcaaatgtcACAGAAGCGGCAGCTtgaggccagagggagagagacagacagacaaaaggAAATAGGAACTAGGAGGGAGGAGATAATACGGTCAAAGCTGAAATGCTTAGAATGCACTAGACCTTGGCCCAGTCTCTGGCCCACTATACCCTACTTCATTAGTCATCTACAGCAACAAAAATTTAACAGGTGAGGCAAACTGATCTGATCGTTGTGAACACACAATTTAAGCCCTGTATCCGGTCTGAGATGTGTCAGAAAGAAACAGACCTAAGCATCAAGAAGCggagtgtgcgtgcgtgtgtctATGTGCGTGCGCGCGTGGATGGGGGGCTGGTAAATCCACGCGAACTGTGCCCGAGACTCGGCACTAACGCTATTCGGCGCGTACTACACTAGGCAGCGCCGTCGGGAGCCCTCCCCGAGCCGGGCAGGAGGCGGGGGTCGGGGATTCTCCGCCCGCGATCCAGACCCTCGCAGCGCCCCGGGGACCGGCGCGAAGTGCACCCAGTTAACACCTTCCTCTCTGGGACCAGGGGCCGCGAGCCGGAGAGCGGGGCGCGCACGGGGGTGGGGCGGCTGAAGCGCGGCCCCTCTtcgggagggagaaaggaggcagggggCGGCACCGCATCCCCGTCCCCACCCCGGGCGCATCAATTACCCGTGAGGTTCCTCAGCACCGTCCCGTGGGCCCAGAGGCTCAGGACCTGCTGCACCGACAGGTTGATCATGGAGTGATCGCCCCCTTCCGCCTTCATCTTCCCCGGGGGGCGCCCGCCGCCCTCTCCTCGGGCGCCgggtggcggcggcggctgcgAGGCTCCGGGGGCGGCGGCGGGTGCGCGGCTCCTccaggccgccgccgccgccggggaaGGCTGCGGGGCGCCGGGCCGGGCGCTGCTGCTGCCGCCGACGGGCCTCCGGGGGGGGCAGCTCAGCGCGTCTCCcaggcagccccctccccgccgggGAGACATTGAGGACGGcggacgggggaggggagggggccgggcgCTCTCCCCGCGCGGCCCCCGAGCGAAGACTCGGGGCGGAAGAGGCCGCTGTCGCTCCCTCTCAGGGGCAGCCCCGCGCCGCGGGGGCCGGGCACGCGAGGAGGCCGAGGTCACGCAGGGAGGCCCGGGGTGATGGGCAGACGGCAGGTGCAGCCCCCGACGGGGCCCAGCTCATCACC
Encoded proteins:
- the TMEM170B gene encoding transmembrane protein 170B — translated: MSPRRGGGCLGDALSCPPRRPVGGSSSARPGAPQPSPAAAAAWRSRAPAAAPGASQPPPPPGARGEGGGRPPGKMKAEGGDHSMINLSVQQVLSLWAHGTVLRNLTEMWYWIFLWALFSSLFVHGAAGVLMFVMLQRHRQGRVISVIAVSIGFLASVTGAMITSAAVAGIYRVAGKNMAPLEALVWGVGQTVLTLIISFSRILATL